In the Engraulis encrasicolus isolate BLACKSEA-1 chromosome 9, IST_EnEncr_1.0, whole genome shotgun sequence genome, one interval contains:
- the LOC134455440 gene encoding tripartite motif-containing protein 16-like protein has product MAEANVFLAQDQFTCAICLDLLKDPVTINCGHSFCMDCISGCWDQEDPKGVYSCPQCRQTFTPRPVLGRNTMLAEVVEKLKLLGLQSAPAAHCYAGPGDVECDVCSGRKRKAAKSCLVCLSSYCEIHFTSHNDLFPGKKHKVIDAAGKLEDLICSQHDKLLEVFCRTDQTCIFVLCVMDEHSGHKTVSVAAERTEKQKELGETQRKFHDVIKEKETHLQDLRKAVKTVQCSADAAVENSERVFTEMIRSIEKRRSEVTKLIRDQERADVSRAEELMETLEQEIAELKRRVAELEQFSQSENNIRFLKSFQSLCASTPSDKSSTCSVHTDELFERVSDSLTVLKEKLQDVLHQGLQDMTKTGEQISIFRPSEPVTREDFLKYSHQLTLDPNTAHTLLKLSEGNRVAERVKKSQSYPAHPDRFNSARQVMCSEATSARCYWEVEWSGNYVYIAVSYKGLKRKGYNNDVYLGYNTNSWALECYSSGFRFFHNNKQTALPLAQTSSRIGVYVDHRAGTLSFYSVSADTMTLLHKVETTFTEPLYPAFWLLTVGSKIKLCQ; this is encoded by the exons ATGGCAGAGGCCAATGTGTTTCTAGCTCAGGATCAGTTCACTTGTGCAATCTGTTTGGATCTACTAAAGGATCCGGTGACAATTAActgtggacacagtttctgtatggattgtatctcaggctgctgggatcaagaggatccaaagggagtctacagctgcccacagtgcagacagacttttactccaaggccagttctgggcagaaacacaatgctggctgaagtggtggagaagctgaagcttctgggactccagtctgctcctgctgcccactgctatgctggacctggagatgtggagtgtgacgtCTGCTCTGGGAGAAAGCGGAAGGCTGCCAAGTCCTGTCTAGTGTGTCTGTCTTCTTATTGTGAAATTCACTTCACGTCTCACAACGATCTTTTCCCAGGCAAGAAACACAAAGTGATTGACGCTGCTGGTAAACTGGAGGATCTTATCTGCTCTCAGCATGATAAACTGCTGGAGGTCTTCTGTCGCACTGATCAGACGTGCATATTTGTGCTATGCGTCATGGATGAACACAGTGGACATAAAACCGTTTCAGTCGCagcagagaggacagagaaacag AAAGAGCTGGGTGAAACACAGCGAAAATTTCATGATGTCAtcaaagaaaaagagacacacCTGCAAGACCTCAGAAAGGCGGTAAAAACTGTTCAG TGTTCTGCTGATGCAGCAGTGGAGAACAGTGAGAGGGTCttcactgagatgatccgctccattgagaaaagacgctctgaggtgacgaagctgatcagagatcaggagagggctgatgtgagtcgagctgaagaactcatggagacactggagcaggagatcgctgagctgaagaggagagttgcTGAGCTGGAGCAGTTCTCACAGAGTGAAAATAACATCCGTTTTCTCAAG AGTTTCCAGTCTCTGTGTGCCTCCACTCCATCTGACAAGTCATCTACATGCTCAGTGCATACAGATGAGctttttgagagagtgagtgacagccTCACTGTGCTCAAAGAGAAACTGCAGGATGTGCTCCACCAGGGACTACAGGACATGACTAAAACTG GTGAACAAATCAGCATTTTCAGACCTtcagagcctgtgaccagagagGATTTCCTGAAAT ATTCCCATCAGCTGACATTGGACCCCAACACGGCTCATACTCTGCTGAAACTGTCTGAGGGAAACAGAGTTGCAGAAAGGGTTAAAAAGAGTCAGTCATATCCTgctcatccagacagatttaatAGTGCAAGGCAGGTGATGTGTTCAGAGGCTACATCTGCcaggtgctactgggaggttgagtggtctGGAAATTATGTGTATATTgctgtttcatacaaggggcTGAAGAGAAAAGGATATAATAATGATGTTTATCTTGGGTACAATACAAACTCCTGGGCATTGGAGTGCTATTCATCTGGGTTCAGATTCTTCCATAATAATAAACAAACTGCCCTCCCTCTTGCTCAGACCTCctctagaataggagtgtatgtggatcacagggcaggaactctgagctTCTACAGTGTCTCTGCTGACACTATGACTCTGCTGCACAAAGTAGAGACCACATTCACTGAACCGCTATATCCTGCCTTTTGGCTCCTCACTGTTGGCAGCAAAATCAAATTGTGTCAGTGA